The genomic region TTGTTTGTTCATTTTAGGGAACATTTTCCTAGATAAAACTACATTGTTATTTTAGGTATTCAATAGGGACTTTATTCACTTGTAAGTgaagataaataattatacaacAATGAGGCTATTATTATCATTGTAAAAGTTGGGTAGATAAGACTTAAATCATTAGTTGCattggggattttttttaaCGATTCATTCGTTAAGTAAGGCTTCGTAGAAGTAGGATTGCTAAAATGAACTGAGTACACAATCTCAATCTCTTTATTgcaattttggttttttttgttcaaatttataatacaaTTCTATTGCAACCATTGTTACaacatcaattttaaaatattgttcgATAACAACATACCAATGTGCTTTTTCATTAACCTATAAAAAATATGAaccaaaaaagagaaagaagggGATCAGTGCCACTAATGTAAAGGCTTTGACCATATTCAAGCATAATGTGCAAATACTCTAAAGAAGAAGGAGTCATTTAACGTTGAGagtgaagaaagagaaaatgaataatacaTAAGCTAATATGTTGCATTTAAGAcaaagaaaaaggttgttaaTCCATCTGTTGTGTCAAATTTAAAAGAGATAGTGGTAGTGAAAATAATGATGCAATTGTCCAATTTAAAGAAATACATAGAGACATGTTGGACAAGTGGGAATTAGTATGCAAGGTGGATGAATTCCTATGAGAATAAATCATTGGtttgaaggaagaagaagaagaagaagaagaagaagaagaagaagaataagagaAGGGCAATATGACATTATTGTGGTTTGATTGgtcaaataattttgagatgCTACAAGTTCCTCAATTATCAAAAAAAGAAGTAGTTTGTTGTAGTTCATGTTACAACAAAGCAAATAACAAAGAAGGGACATGCAAGTTTGGAAAAGGAGGACAAAAAATGGTTTATTGTTGCTCCGACATCACTGAAAGCCACTGTTAATAATGTGTGGTATTTCGACATTGGATGTTCGAGGTATAACTAGTGAGAAGGGATTTTTGAAAGATATTCAAAACAGTGATCAAGGCATGGTTAATTTTGGTGATGAGAGAATTCTTGAGAAAGGAGTTGTCAATGTTGAAGGATgcatgattttataaatatttctttgTTTAGAGTTTAAACAATCTTCGATAAGGAAGCTAGTTAATGGAGTGAGTTCACATTAAGCGGGCAAGATTAAGGTTGCAACAACTCTAAATTGGTTGAGCTTAAATTAGTAATTGTACTATTACTTAATTAGTTGATTCACCTCCAGTAAAGTccactcaaaataaataattcaatgaattatataaacattttttttaatataattatgattCGAACTCAAATTACTTTTAAGAGAAATGAACATACAACAACTCAGTTTCACTGTATAAACATCTTGAATGCAATAACCTTGCAACCAAATATTTGGAGGGTTCATGCACTTTGTTCCAATTTTTGTTACAAAAAGTAAATCAAGACAATGTACCATAAAACAAGGGCCAAAACACCAAGAATTGAATCAGTTCCCATTCATAATCAGTCAATTAATGCtgattttcttcttccttgaaTTTGAATGTCattattgcaaaacaaaatcGTAAATTGAATATTGGAGAATTGAGATTTTATCACTTTATAGATGATATGACCATATAGTCCAAATTTTGGTCAAAATCAATCAGTTTAGTACCATAAAATGAAACAGTACTATTAAAGAGCTTTTTCCTTGAATATTACTGTTCATGATAGTCTATATATTATAGATTGTGAAAAAAAAGCTAATTTCATTTCTGAAttcaatgttttttattttatttacctaaCTCATTTACTCTCTTTCCACGTCAGGTCTTCATAAAATCTTTGGCTCTCTCAATCTCACGGCATCAATCcaactcataatttaatcaccatcttcttcaatttttagTTACAAGAAGAACGatgttttttcttaaaaattatgtaCTAGTGTAATGAAAGTCTAAACTAATTAATGTACATCGACAAAGGAAAAGTTAGGTTACATGCACATGCGAGTGATAtataaatttgtgattttgaaAGGATTTATATTTCATGCATTAAATACATAGCTTATCAATGACTAAGGTCATatgttattaaaaataaatttatatattttttatttttatttttattttttatcaaatataacctCTCTTGTATATTCAAATAGTAAGGAAGGaaagatttattttcttaaagcaAATATAATATGTGTAGAGGGGAGGTCAGATATTTTCGTGAGTCGATAAATGATactttcaaaacatttttttgagAGGGTTTGATCTTCCCTCAACAAAAAGGAGCTAACTCAAGTAATATCATTTTTACCCACTAATGCCATATAAGTTAAATGCGAGGCATTTTTGTTGCCTGAACCCGTCAAAAACTCTCTGTAAATTTGAAGCTAAATCAAgtaaaaacatctcaaatataatatttttaccatcAAAAGATTCGACAAATGATACCTCAAGTACTTGTGTTATAACATAACTTAGCCATGCAATGAGTGATGAGAGTCTCTGTTCACCTATCCTCCTATATGTAGCACGTGGCAATGGATTGTTGGATACAGCTATAATACTTGACTAAAAGtaatctaataaataaataaataatcaaatcgggagaaaatttgtttatttatttattttcttttgacatCTGTCGACCTGTTTTAGGATAGGAGACAAAAACAACGACTCTAGACCCAATTTAGAAGAGACAAAAATCTACTGTTTACAActtattaatcattttaatctttatttttcttgtcttAAAACATCTATATTATCCCACCAATTGATACTCCTTCTCggttttagttaattaagtCTGTCCAGACACTATTCATCCATTAGACAAATTAGATAGGTTTCATGTATGTAGATATATTCTTTACTGTAGTTTAAATATGAGTTTACATGATTCCGAACTCATTTGACGTCGCAGTACAGAACCTCATAATACATAGACCAAATTTAGCTCGTCAACTTGCAAACTTACCTCGCGGACTTAACTCTTGAGTTAAGTCTATGAACTTATTAAGGTCCAACCCAAGTACAAACTTGAAATAGATTTGAGCcaataatgataaatataaattagaaaatatatttttttaaatatttataggtGATTCAAGGTTGGAACCCATTTTACAATAGGCAAAtgaatataatttgattaaaaaattttatgatttttttgatttattataataaaaaaaatcttaacatAGGTAAAAGGATTTCGAAATACCCATTAAGTTAAAAtgtttagttaataaaaatttaaaggtttgtTCTTAGGTTGTACAAagctaaggtttttttttttttttaaaaaaagacagtttgaatgtttttatgtGCCCTGTTTTGTTCTTCGTAAGAAGACACGTTTCAATTGGGCGGTACCAAATCCCATTGACTTCTCCCAGTATTTCCCATAGCTTTGTTCCATTTCTTCTCTATTTATATCCCCTTTCTCCATGCATTACATGACTTCGTTTCccaaggttttttttcttttgcatccAACTTCACCTTCCTTCTTATCTTTCCCCAAAAAGGCAAATTTTAAGGTTGTCTTAAAGAAgtgtatatctatatatatatatatatacatatatttggaaATGGGTAAACCTCCAGGTTGTGACAAAAATGGATTGAAGAAAGGTCCATGGACTGCAGAAGAAGATCAAAAATTGATTGATTATATTCAAAAACATGGCCATGGCAGATGGCGTACCCTCCCCAAAAATGCAGGTATATATTCCGATTCAGAACTTGCATATACTTAAAATCATTGAGTCAAATATTCGAGTTTATCGATTTTCTTTGTAGGGTTGAAGAGATGTGGAAAGAGTTGCAGGCTTCGCTGGACTAATTACTTAAGGCCTGATATCAAGAGGGGGAAGTTCTCAATCGAAGAAGATGAAGTTATAATACAATTACACAGTGTGTTAGGAAACAAGTAAGTTTTTTGCATTAATAGTATTTggtctaattatgaattttacccttttctttagaaaaattaagaaGTGAGTCCCTCCACTTTAACTTACCGGAATATTTATGAAAGTGAGAAGTTAATCCAACTACTAAACCTTACCGTTAATTCAACCAATAACTTGGATTTATATTCATGAGATTAACAAAATCATCACTTTAGTAATTTATAtgcaataaattaattaaagtcaGCAATTTATGTGTTAATCGAAGAACCAAATTCTAATGTAGATGATtaacttttaagttttataaaatggcagtagaaaatttagaattatacgtatttcttaatttataattatagatattaGTAAAGTCAATGAAACATATGTTGTCTTATGGTGTTACTATGTCTGATTCACTACTGTTTTCTCTTTGAAACTTAGGTGGTCAGCCATTGCTGCTCGATTGCCAGGAAGAACAGATAACGAGATCAAAAACTATTGGAACACTCATATCAAGAAGAAACTATTGAGAATGGGGATCGATCCTGTAACTCATGCTCCTCGACTTGATCTGCTCTCTTCACTTCTCAGTTCATCTCTTTACAATTCTTCCTTAAATCCAGCAGGTTTTGTCGGATCAATGTTTAACCCTAGTTTCTTCAGCTTAGCCACTGCTTTCTTATcatcaaaccaaaccaaaaaccTGGAAATTAATAACCTTGCAGGAAATATCCAACAAATACAGAACCCTTATGAACCTTACCAGGGAAACCAGGTTCCTGTTATAACCCAGGTTGCACAAGCTGATTTGAACCAGTTTTCTGCAAATCCTGGTCTGCCAAATTTGTGGCAAATAGACAATAATGTTAGTGATTCAAAGGGTTTTTTGCCGACCACCATGCAAAACATTAATGGCTACAACCATGGGTTTTATTTAGGTGATCAAAACCTGCAACAGGTATGTACTTTTTCTGAGAAAATACCAAATTTGGTGCCTTTTGGATCACTTTTATCCACACCATCTTCAAGCTCAACTCCTTTGAACAATGGTAGCAGTACTGAAGATATTGAAAGGGATAGTTATTGCAGCAGCAACAACATGTTGATGTTTGATGTTCCTAAGGGATTAAATGTCAATGGATGCATGTaatgtttttgaaataaaaagttcgattttgaagtgtttttaATTGTGGGGATTTTGACTAGGGTTATTGCATATTTGTAACATCTATGTGGaatctttaattattattattttttagaagtttttgttgAATTCTTTGCATTGCTTGATtcctatttaaattttttctttctgatTCTATTGGGGGTTGAGGTTGAAGTTATGCTGTTTAAATTGACATTTGCCAGAGGGAAACTATATTGACAAGATGGCTTAGGCAGAATTATTTGCTGTTAGGTGTCCATCATTTCATGGGacccaaaactattttaaattatgctgCCTATAGGCTGagcttcttcttttcttttctatttttttattttactttgaagaagaaaataagaacaaattatctttttctaaaattccatcaatatttaaatatttttctaaataaaatttctaagcATTAGAAAGTAATATACTAATCTCAACCTGCAAtccaatattttatatataaatttatgaccATCTCTATAGCATTCCGTTCCTAATTCTTAAGTAAGAGAATAATATGCGTCAAgatatttaaattcatgttttttacACGAATCAACAATTTATTATTCagcaaaaataattattttagttaaatacatatttttaaaaagttttattgAATAACTTTACTATGTTTCATTGATTCTCGtttccttttattcttttccGTGGTTTtgcttttcaaataaaaattttaaaattttaaatttgtaaaagcactcttaaaattacaatttaatttctataccTAAAAATTTTCCTCATTTCCCATAAAAGGTCAACTTTTTAAAGCTGAATCAATGGAAGGCTGTTAttctttttcacattttatttcattaccATCGAAAAGTAATTGCCTACTGTCGGGTTCTCGTGAAGCCAGGGCAGTCCAATTTAAAACGTGAACGTAACTTCATAATGAAAAATGGCAGTTAGTTTACATTTGAGTCCAATTgaacaatattaataaaaattatgtttaacaaataagaaaagaaaaaagtggatcagaaatttatttttagaccTTCCATAATACAATGTTTATAGTGAAAATActctt from Gossypium raimondii isolate GPD5lz chromosome 1, ASM2569854v1, whole genome shotgun sequence harbors:
- the LOC105779729 gene encoding transcription factor MYB102, which encodes MGKPPGCDKNGLKKGPWTAEEDQKLIDYIQKHGHGRWRTLPKNAGLKRCGKSCRLRWTNYLRPDIKRGKFSIEEDEVIIQLHSVLGNKWSAIAARLPGRTDNEIKNYWNTHIKKKLLRMGIDPVTHAPRLDLLSSLLSSSLYNSSLNPAGFVGSMFNPSFFSLATAFLSSNQTKNLEINNLAGNIQQIQNPYEPYQGNQVPVITQVAQADLNQFSANPGLPNLWQIDNNVSDSKGFLPTTMQNINGYNHGFYLGDQNLQQVCTFSEKIPNLVPFGSLLSTPSSSSTPLNNGSSTEDIERDSYCSSNNMLMFDVPKGLNVNGCM